The following are encoded in a window of Roseimaritima ulvae genomic DNA:
- a CDS encoding DUF1501 domain-containing protein gives MNPLQHLLQQQTRRQFLAATGRVGIGGAALATLLNETGLASGNRDASLAVNNGPGYGPGNPGPGHFPAKAKRVIYLCQSGAPSQIDSFDYKPSLEKLNGQELPDSVRQGQRLTGMTSGQKSFPAAKTIEPFRQHGKSGQWISDLLPHHHKIADDICIINSMYTEAINHDPAITFFQTGHQQPGRPSIGAWASYGLGSESDNLPAYVVLLDKNTDPQAQPTYSRLWGSAFLPSNHQGVKLRSEGNPVLYLNDPTGAPLSDRRKMLDGLAELNALHKQQVGDPEIDTRVAAYEMAFRMQTSVPSLTDISDESEATLALYGPDAQRPGTHAANCLLARRLAERGVRFIQIYHRGWDHHSGLPGRHRGLAKEVDQGSAALIQDLKQRGMLEDTLVIWGGEFGRTVYRQGGNASNFGRDHHPRCFSIWMAGGGIKPGMRYGETDDWCYNITADPMHVHDLNATLLHLLGIDHERLTYRFQGRDYRLTDVHGNVVQPILA, from the coding sequence ATGAATCCTCTACAACATCTATTACAACAGCAAACCCGGCGTCAGTTCCTGGCCGCGACGGGACGCGTCGGCATCGGCGGCGCAGCGCTAGCCACATTGTTGAATGAAACCGGCTTGGCCAGCGGGAACCGAGACGCATCATTGGCTGTGAACAACGGCCCGGGCTATGGTCCTGGAAATCCCGGTCCTGGACACTTTCCGGCCAAAGCCAAACGCGTGATCTATCTGTGTCAGTCCGGGGCGCCGTCGCAGATCGATTCGTTTGATTACAAACCCTCGTTGGAAAAATTGAACGGCCAGGAGTTGCCGGATTCGGTTCGCCAGGGGCAACGTCTGACCGGCATGACCTCGGGGCAGAAAAGTTTTCCGGCGGCCAAGACAATCGAACCGTTTCGCCAGCACGGCAAGAGCGGTCAATGGATCAGCGATCTGTTGCCGCATCATCACAAGATCGCCGATGACATTTGCATCATCAATTCGATGTACACCGAAGCGATCAATCATGACCCGGCGATTACGTTTTTCCAAACCGGACATCAGCAACCCGGCCGACCATCGATCGGAGCTTGGGCGTCGTATGGGCTGGGATCGGAAAGTGACAACCTGCCGGCGTATGTGGTGTTGTTGGACAAGAACACCGACCCGCAAGCCCAGCCGACGTACTCGCGCCTGTGGGGTTCGGCGTTTTTGCCCAGCAATCATCAGGGCGTCAAGCTCCGCAGCGAGGGCAATCCGGTGTTGTACTTAAACGACCCCACCGGCGCACCTTTGTCGGACCGACGCAAGATGCTCGACGGTTTGGCCGAATTAAACGCTCTGCACAAACAACAGGTCGGCGATCCCGAAATCGACACCCGCGTGGCGGCTTACGAGATGGCTTTCCGAATGCAGACTTCGGTGCCCAGCCTGACGGACATCTCCGATGAATCCGAAGCCACGTTGGCGCTGTACGGGCCCGATGCGCAGCGGCCGGGGACGCACGCGGCGAACTGTTTACTGGCGCGGCGGCTGGCCGAACGGGGCGTGCGTTTTATTCAGATTTATCATCGCGGCTGGGACCACCATTCAGGCTTGCCGGGCCGTCACCGCGGGTTGGCCAAGGAAGTCGATCAGGGTTCGGCCGCCTTGATTCAGGATTTGAAACAGCGCGGTATGTTGGAAGACACGCTGGTGATTTGGGGCGGCGAATTTGGACGCACGGTCTATCGTCAGGGCGGCAATGCCAGTAATTTCGGTCGCGACCATCATCCTCGCTGTTTTTCGATTTGGATGGCCGGCGGCGGGATTAAACCCGGGATGCGCTACGGAGAGACCGATGATTGGTGCTACAACATCACCGCCGACCCGATGCACGTGCACGACTTGAACGCCACACTGTTGCATCTGTTGGGCATCGACCACGAACGGTTAACGTATCGCTTTCAAGGACGCGATTACCGTTTGACCGACGTCCACGGAAACGTAGTGCAGCCCATTCTAGCGTAG